Proteins encoded in a region of the Cetobacterium ceti genome:
- the pnp gene encoding polyribonucleotide nucleotidyltransferase, which translates to MFNEKTLSMEIGGRTLTVSTGKIARQSNGAVMLQYGDTMVLTTVNRSKEPRVGVDFFPLTVDFVEKYYAAGKFPGGFNKREARPSTHATLTARLIDRPIRPMFPEGFTYDVHIVNTAISYDGKNTPNFLGIVGSSLALTISDIPFMGPVAGVVVGMNENGEFILNPTPEELENSILDLSVAGSKDAINMVEAGSKELDEETMLKAIMFAHANIKKICEFQEEFAKIAGKEKIAFQAPEPLPLVKNFIDTNGTEKLKSVVLTLGKQARQDAVDGLEAELYEAFAKENFGEEEVPEDIQKEFAKYYHDLMKKLVRDSILYNHHRVDGRKTTEIRGLDAEVGVLPIPHGSALFTRGETQALVLTTLGTKEDEQLVDGLDEEYYKKFYLHYNFPPYSVGEVGRMGAPGRRELGHGSLAERALSYVIPNVEDFPYTIRVVSEITESNGSSSQASICGGSLSLMHAGVPIKEHVAGIAMGLIKENDDYVVLTDIMGLEDHLGDMDFKVAGTKNGITALQMDMKITGISEDIMKIALNQALTARLQILDVMNAEISTPNELAPTVPRIHQMTIATDKIAALIGPAGKNIKGIIDQTGATIDIEDDGRVSIFCKDLEALDRTITLVNGYVKDVEVGEKYIGKVVNIAKFGAFMEILPGKEGLLHVSEISKERVANVEDVLKAGDTFEVQVISTENGKISLSRKRLLVENKEEATETKGE; encoded by the coding sequence ATGTTTAATGAAAAAACTTTATCCATGGAAATAGGTGGAAGAACACTTACAGTTTCCACAGGAAAAATAGCTAGACAATCAAATGGAGCAGTTATGCTTCAATACGGAGATACAATGGTTTTAACAACTGTTAACCGTAGTAAAGAACCAAGAGTGGGAGTAGATTTCTTCCCTTTAACAGTAGATTTTGTTGAAAAATATTATGCTGCAGGAAAATTCCCTGGAGGATTTAATAAAAGAGAAGCAAGACCTTCTACACATGCAACATTAACAGCAAGATTAATAGATAGACCTATTAGACCAATGTTCCCAGAAGGATTTACTTATGATGTTCATATTGTAAATACTGCAATTTCTTATGATGGAAAAAATACACCTAATTTCTTAGGTATAGTTGGTTCATCTCTTGCTCTTACAATATCTGATATTCCATTCATGGGACCAGTTGCAGGAGTAGTAGTAGGAATGAATGAAAATGGAGAGTTTATTTTAAACCCAACTCCAGAAGAATTAGAAAATAGTATCTTAGATTTATCAGTAGCAGGAAGCAAAGATGCTATAAACATGGTTGAGGCTGGATCAAAAGAGTTAGATGAAGAGACTATGTTAAAAGCAATTATGTTTGCACATGCTAACATTAAAAAGATTTGTGAATTCCAAGAAGAATTTGCAAAAATTGCAGGAAAAGAGAAAATAGCTTTCCAAGCTCCAGAGCCATTACCATTAGTTAAAAACTTTATTGATACAAATGGAACTGAGAAATTAAAATCTGTAGTATTAACTCTTGGAAAACAAGCTAGACAAGATGCTGTAGATGGTTTAGAAGCTGAATTATATGAAGCTTTTGCTAAGGAGAATTTTGGTGAAGAGGAAGTTCCTGAGGATATTCAAAAGGAATTTGCAAAATATTACCATGATTTAATGAAAAAATTAGTAAGAGACTCTATTTTATATAATCACCATAGAGTAGATGGAAGAAAAACAACTGAAATCAGAGGTTTAGATGCAGAGGTTGGAGTTTTACCAATCCCTCATGGATCAGCATTATTCACAAGAGGAGAGACTCAAGCTTTAGTTTTAACAACTTTAGGAACTAAAGAGGATGAGCAATTAGTTGACGGGTTAGATGAAGAATATTACAAAAAATTCTATTTACACTATAACTTCCCTCCATATTCAGTTGGAGAAGTTGGAAGAATGGGTGCCCCAGGAAGAAGAGAATTAGGACATGGTTCTTTAGCTGAAAGAGCTTTAAGCTATGTAATTCCAAATGTAGAAGATTTCCCTTATACAATAAGAGTTGTTTCAGAAATAACTGAATCAAATGGATCATCTTCACAAGCTTCAATTTGTGGTGGATCATTATCATTAATGCACGCAGGAGTACCTATTAAAGAGCATGTTGCTGGAATAGCAATGGGACTTATTAAAGAAAATGATGACTATGTTGTATTAACTGATATAATGGGATTAGAAGATCACTTAGGAGATATGGACTTTAAAGTTGCAGGAACTAAAAATGGTATAACAGCATTACAAATGGATATGAAAATTACAGGAATTTCAGAAGATATTATGAAAATTGCATTAAACCAAGCTTTAACAGCAAGACTTCAAATATTAGATGTAATGAATGCAGAAATTTCAACTCCAAATGAATTAGCACCAACTGTTCCAAGAATTCACCAAATGACAATTGCAACAGATAAAATTGCAGCATTAATTGGACCTGCTGGAAAGAATATCAAGGGAATTATAGATCAAACAGGAGCTACAATTGATATTGAAGATGATGGTAGAGTATCAATATTCTGTAAAGATTTAGAAGCTCTAGATAGAACTATAACTCTTGTTAATGGATATGTTAAAGATGTAGAAGTTGGAGAAAAATATATAGGTAAAGTTGTAAATATTGCTAAGTTTGGAGCATTTATGGAAATTTTACCAGGAAAAGAAGGGCTATTACATGTATCTGAAATTTCTAAGGAAAGAGTAGCAAATGTAGAAGATGTTTTAAAAGCTGGAGATACATTTGAAGTTCAGGTTATTTCAACAGAAAATGGAAAAATAAGCCTAAGTAGAAAAAGACTTCTAGTAGAAAATAAAGAGGAAGCAACAGAGACTAAGGGTGAGTAA
- the rimO gene encoding 30S ribosomal protein S12 methylthiotransferase RimO, with amino-acid sequence MKLGLISLGCSKNLVDSEYLIGMLVARKGFEITNNIEEADVALINTCGFIGDAKEESIQAILEVAEYKVSGNLKKIIVAGCLAQRYAEELIAEIPEIDGVIGTGDIDKIEEVIDTIFEDKKIIETSSLDFLADATHERILTTNPHTAYVKIAEGCDRRCAYCIIPKLRGKLRSRTIEDIVKEAEALVANGVREINLLAQETTEYGLDLYGKKALPDLLKALAKVEGLKWIRAYYMFPNSVTDELIETIKNEPKVCSYFDVPIQHISGNILRSMGRAKSGEQIREILGRIRSAIPEATIRTTVIVGFPGETEENFQELKDFLEEFKFDYAGVFKYSREENTKAYDMDNQVPEEIKERRWVELTNLQSEIAEMKNRELTGKIVDVMIDGVSSESEYMLEGRTMGQALEIDGKVLTNDGTGKQGEIVKVRLEQNFEYDFVGPIVENEK; translated from the coding sequence ATGAAACTAGGTTTAATAAGTTTAGGTTGTAGTAAAAACCTTGTGGACAGCGAATATTTAATCGGAATGCTTGTAGCTAGAAAAGGTTTTGAAATAACAAATAATATTGAAGAAGCAGATGTGGCTTTAATAAATACTTGTGGATTTATAGGAGATGCAAAGGAAGAATCAATTCAAGCAATACTTGAAGTTGCAGAATATAAAGTAAGCGGGAATTTAAAAAAGATAATAGTTGCAGGTTGTTTAGCTCAAAGATATGCAGAGGAATTAATTGCAGAAATTCCAGAAATAGATGGAGTTATTGGAACTGGAGATATTGATAAAATAGAAGAAGTTATAGACACTATTTTTGAAGATAAAAAAATAATCGAAACTAGTAGTTTAGATTTCTTAGCAGATGCAACACACGAAAGAATTTTAACTACAAATCCACATACAGCCTATGTAAAAATAGCTGAAGGATGCGATAGAAGATGTGCTTACTGCATTATTCCTAAATTAAGAGGAAAATTAAGAAGTAGAACTATTGAAGATATTGTTAAAGAAGCAGAAGCTCTAGTAGCTAATGGAGTAAGAGAGATTAACTTACTTGCTCAAGAAACTACAGAGTATGGATTAGATTTATATGGTAAAAAAGCTTTGCCAGATTTACTAAAAGCCTTAGCAAAAGTAGAGGGACTTAAATGGATTAGAGCATACTATATGTTCCCTAACTCTGTAACTGATGAATTAATTGAAACTATAAAAAATGAACCTAAGGTTTGTTCATATTTTGATGTACCTATTCAACATATTTCTGGAAATATTTTAAGAAGCATGGGAAGAGCCAAATCAGGAGAGCAAATTAGAGAAATATTAGGAAGAATAAGAAGTGCTATACCAGAAGCTACAATAAGAACTACTGTTATAGTTGGATTCCCAGGAGAAACTGAAGAAAACTTCCAAGAACTTAAGGACTTTTTAGAAGAATTTAAATTTGATTATGCTGGAGTATTTAAATATTCTAGAGAGGAAAATACTAAAGCATATGATATGGATAATCAAGTTCCAGAAGAAATTAAAGAAAGAAGATGGGTGGAGTTAACAAATCTTCAATCTGAAATAGCTGAGATGAAAAATAGAGAATTAACAGGAAAAATTGTAGATGTGATGATAGATGGAGTTTCTTCAGAAAGTGAATATATGCTTGAAGGAAGAACAATGGGACAAGCACTAGAAATAGATGGAAAAGTTTTAACTAACGATGGAACTGGAAAACAGGGGGAAATAGTTAAAGTTAGACTTGAGCAAAATTTTGAATATGATTTTGTTGGTCCAATTGTTGAAAATGAAAAATAA